The DNA window ACATGCCCTACTTGAGCGACAAGGACCCGCAAACGGCCTACGATAACGCTCGCCGCTTTATGGACGTGGGAGCTTCTTGCGTCAAAATCGAGGGTACTCCCGCTGGCGTGCACGAATATTTGCTGAGCCACGACATTCCTATTTGCGCGCACCTCGGACTTTTGCCGCAGACGGCCGAAAACTTCAAGCAGAAGGGCCGCACCGAAGAAGAAGCGGCCGCAATCATCGAGGCGGCCAAGTACGTAGACAGCCTGGGATGCTTCGAGATGGTGCTGGAACACATTCCCGAAGAGCTCGGCAC is part of the uncultured Fibrobacter sp. genome and encodes:
- a CDS encoding 3-methyl-2-oxobutanoate hydroxymethyltransferase, which encodes MLSPIDIKNKKAKGEKVSMITAYDYAFAQMAEAAGVDQILVGDSLANTMLGYKSTREIGMNEMLIFVSAVCRGAPNTHVVADMPYLSDKDPQTAYDNARRFMDVGASCVKIEGTPAGVHEYLLSHDIPICAHLGLLPQTAENFKQKGRTEEEAAAIIEAAKYVDSLGCFEMVLEHIPEELGT